In a single window of the Raphanus sativus cultivar WK10039 chromosome 9, ASM80110v3, whole genome shotgun sequence genome:
- the LOC108824875 gene encoding uncharacterized protein LOC108824875, translating to MRQSCKSTTKSRKSTYGHGHLQHADAGNITSDVIEKIKPQFDNLEKKFKMACRMGDAIEGKVVVHVKQMLDTFKAEMMVSVKDMVATMCKENVDTPGVVCNQLLPAPVTLPFTSMGPVDDVDINAENIANVLRNISDYSTPPRSTPISQDENLTPSNKGVGASGFDRQPPGGETYAQSENSQIRTCQNVFQQRLDAHKRQSENLGSEPSFSLGLTQDEHSLGDDRVVSTEVRQQDCTSQTNVVENNDQGQGSRKSKRQKTVPSGLVADYQCGRHIMARVKEAQKFSFGTYDQSEMRRKYGHLCVKFGQKFVLNVGGIAVSAKDIRQLLERQRLLTAKVIDILLRVARFVISPNLPPQGPQSATFLDTKFVLAINRIFPKFLKSRNKEAYKFPKGLIDIFPSKDDPQVHPIRYYFPFNIGMKHWVGICFDARLLTVLDCNTSLFTDRAVETYLKSVIQLLPYLARYVGLQTEEEPVMQCYDVARPKYVAQNRNPCDSGLMAVIFMARHAINGIDGCKNISPNSLEEEARRAAIMAYEFNQQL from the exons ATGCGACAATCGTGTAAATCTACTACAAAGTCAAGGAAGTCAACATATGGACATGGCCATCTACAACACGCTGATGCCGGTAATATCACAAGTGATGTGATTGAGAAAATCAAACCGCAGTTTGATAACTTGGAGAAGAAGTTCAAAATGGCTTGTCGAATGGGTGATGCAATTGAGGGTAAGGTTGTTGTACACGTCAAACAAATGCTTGACACGTTCAAAGCTGAGATGATGGTATCTGTCAAGGACATGGTTGCAACAATGTGTAAGGAGAATGTTGATACGCCGGGCGTGGTATGTAATCAACTTTTGCCAGCACCGGTAACATTGCCTTTTACCTCGATGGGGCCAGTTGATGATGTTGATATAAATGCAGAAAATATTGCAAATGTGCTAAGAAACATAAGTGATTACTCAACACCACCACGTTCAACCCCTATTAGCCAG GACGAGAATCTTACTCCATCGAACAAAGGAGTTGGCGCTTCCGGCTTTGATCGCCAACCTCCAGGAGGAGAGACATATGCACAATCTGAAAATAGCCAGATTCGTACCTGCCAAAATGTTTTCCAGCAACGTTTG GACGCTCATAAGCGGCAAAGCGAAAACTTGGGCAGTGAACCTTCCTTCTCCCTTGGTTTAACTCAAGATGAGCATAGTTTGGGCGACGACCGTGTTGTGTCAACCGAGGTCCGGCAGCAGGATTGTACATCTCAAACCAATGTGGTTGAGAACAATGATCAGGGTCAAGGATCAAGGAAAAGCAAGCGGCAGAAAACTGTTCCATCAGGTCTAGTTGCGGATTACCAATGTGGACGACACATTATGGCCCGAGTTAAAGAAGCACAGAAGTTCAGTTTTGGAACTTACGATCAGTCTGAGATGAGAAGGAAGTATGGGCACCTGTGTGTCAAGTTCGGGCAGAAGTT TGTACTTAACGTTGGTGGCATTGCTGTTTCTGCAAAAGATATCCGACAACTTTTAGAGAGACAACGTCTTTTAACTGCAAAG GTAATTGATATTCTTCTTCGAGTTGCACGGTTCGTAATCTCACCTAACCTACCTCCACAAGGTCCACAAAGTGCCACTTTCCTTGATACCAAATTTGTCCTTGCCATTAACCGGATTTTTCCGAAATTTCTAAAGAGTCGAAATAAAGAGGCATACAAGTTTCCAAAAGGTTTGATTGATATCTTTCCTTCTAAAGATGATCCCCAGGTTCATCCAATAAGGTATTACTTTCCTTTCAATATTGGTATGAAACATTGGGTTGGTATTTGTTTTGATGCTCGCCTTCTCACTGTTCTCGATTGCAATACGAGCCTGTTCACCGATAGAGCGGTGGAGACGTATCTAAAAAGTGTCATCCAGCTGTTGCCTTATCTCGCAAGATATGTGGGCTTGCAGACAGAAGAAGAGCCCGTTATGCAGTGTTATGATGTTGCAAGGCCTAAATATGTGGCACAAAATAGAAATCCATGTGACTCGGGTTTAATGGCTGTCATATTTATGGCAAGGCATGCAATAAACGGTATAGATGGGTGTAAAAATATTTCACCTAATTCTCTCGAAGAAGAAGCAAGGAGGGCGGCCATTATGGCATATGAGTTCAATCAGCAGCTGTAG
- the LOC108826724 gene encoding uncharacterized protein LOC108826724 has translation MGRLVRLVLGLWSKSPSGEWTFKETPNSTTEGIILHNTETVEGLVEMIRITLNLGILTPVALTYQLPDWFLNSDARTTPPCNLLTNKDVELLTSVLDYIPDPLLYVTSGPELVAKYQFFCRTPFSIDDKHYLQEGITEEQHRQAIIDLVGGHPIVCSKHMLEIMFNEPQLLLVFRVSLKIEKVYGLENDDDDIEDLGGNHLMNGDDVISLRETLPFSPDPLNTIAPTDQVLYGEPVNSEDVHNTMAYHEATAMVQDHSTLVVEPMNLWDEPSDEEAYWDAMAYELFVAPSQQAVDGSIGLPLTQNRRICAPQPPPIIVVDDDSEGSYTGSFNDLNNMENNSALPPPDDVVLISMGVENIGRQVSLIGESSAEMAIISNGNNGQNDNGFNPPFQAGETEPSLDLTLGLGMGNSCDEQTNDKKGEDSFDEAEDGSGGFGPLS, from the exons ATGGGAAGGTTAGTTCGGCTCGTTTTAGGGCTTTGGAGCAAATCGCCCTCCGGTGAGTGGACTTTCAAAGAGACACCAAATTCGACTACTGAAGGGATCATTCTTCACAATACCGAAACTGTCGAGGGACTTGTTGAGATGATCCGTATAACTCTCAACCTTGGGATCCTCACGCCCGTTGCTTTAACATATCAACTCCCGGATTGGTTCCTGAATTCCGATGCGCGTACCACACCACCATGCAATTTACTTACCAACAAAGACGTGGAACTCCTGACTAGTGTGCTTGATTACATCCCAGATCCACTGCTTTATGTGACTAGTGGTCCTGAACTAGTCGCTAAATACCAGTTTTTCTGTAGAACTCCTTTCTCAATCGATGACAAACATTACCTCCAAGAGGGTATCACAGAAGAACAACACCGCCAAGCAATTATAG ACTTGGTTGGTGGTCATCCAATCGTATGTAGCAAACATATGTTGGAGATAATGTTTAACGAACCCCAATTACTTCTCGTCTTCCGTGTTTCCCTCAAGATAGAAAAGGTATATGGTCTAGAgaacgatgatgatgacatAGAAGATCTAGGTGGAAATCACCTCATGAACGGGGATGATGTTATCTCACTTAGGGAAACTCTTCCGTTCTCTCCGGATCCTCTAAATACCATTGCACCAACTGATCAAG TTCTCTATGGCGAACCCGTCAACAGCGAGGACGTTCACAACACAATGGCATATCATGAAGCAACTGCAATGGTTCAAGATCATTCAACATTGGTTGTCGAACCTATGAACTTGTGGGACGAACCCTCTGATGAGGAAGCTTATTGGGATGCCATGGCATATGAACTTTTCGTTGCACCATCTCAACAAGCTGTCGATGGAAGCATCGGACTCCCACTTACTCAAAACAGAAGGATATGTGCTCCACAACCTCCACCAATCATTGTTGTAGATGATGATAGCGAAGGTTCCTACACTGGTTCTTTTAATGATCTGAACAACATGGAAAACAATTCAGCTTTACCTCCCCCTGATGATGTAGTTCTAATTTCTATGGGAGTTGAAAACATTGGTCGCCAAGTTAGCTTAATAG GGGAATCATCGGCAGAGATGGCTATAATTAGCAATGGCAACAATGGACAAAACGACAACGGTTTCAATCCGCCTTTCCAAGCAGGCGAAACAGAACCGTCTCTTGATCTCACACTTGGGTTGGGTATGGGAAACAGTTGTGATGAGCAGACAAATGACAAGAAAGGTGAAGACTCGTTCGATGAAGCTGAAGATGGCAGCGGTGGGTTTGGTCCCCTCTCTTAA